tataattaatatattcattaatttggcccaatttaaaaggaaaatagttGGCTAAGCTACTTGAccatgaaattataataataatcaaaatggAGAATctattttaacttcaaataactaataagTTCTATATATAATGTTTGAATTCATCCCTCccttaaaatctaaaataattattacaatattaattaaataaataaataactccATACCCAACAAATTTCCTATCAATTTAAGTTGTCTTTGGTATATGAAATAAGTATACATGtccaaaattataatattgtcAATTTAACTCATTCACAAACAAGGTTtacaaacaattttataaatttagattaaCTTTATGTCGTAAAACAAAAGACATACACAAAAATTTACTTGTTTATTAATAGTATGTTAGCTATGTACACAAAATAATAGtctccaaaattaaaaagatatatcTTTAAACTTTAGTGTAAACAAcgtaaaaatgataaatatgtAACTAACTTAAGTTTACATGAAGCTTCACATTAAACAAAacgtcaaataaaaaattcaaaacctttctacattttatatagataaattaaatacttgaTGGTACTATCGTAACAACTCGTCCAAATTTATATGTCGAGTTAATAATGAAACTGTGAAATTAAGATGTAAAAGGGGAAGAGGGACAAAATGTTGTAGCCTCCACTAGTAAAAGCAATGTAGAAACGTTGgagatttaaaaagaaagaaaagaaaggattgTGTTTAAAAGCATGCGTGTTGAAAAAACTCCATATCACTTCATAAAACTTCTAACTTCCCATTCTCTCAATGGTTCATTccccctttttttctctctcaatttaaacataacaaaCTCTATACTCTCAAAAAGTGGCTTCTCcatcattttatttacttattcaAATGTAAAaccaaacttttttctttttttgttattaccttataatatttattaataataatgcccatttttttttgtctccaTTAACCATTTCTATTAcctatatattattctttctaattaccctttatttatattataccCCAAAGTGAAATTAGTTCATTACAATTTTTCACGAGAAGGTTAAAAATTGACAGATGGATTAGCCtatcaaacttaaaattttgaattgatttaattattagcTTAGTTCCAAACATTCAGTACtgaaagaaaaatccaaacattgggttttaaaatgaattttctttttttaataaatgttttcaattaaaatgaaattgtgaTCTATGtatcaaaaaaatttgttgtcCTAAATTGAccaaatagttttgaaatattacaAGAAAGCCATTAAAGCTATCTTTTCTCTGACGACATCACTTTCAATGCTCCACTATTAATGAGGTTTTAGGCCATGTTTTTTGGCTCTTTAAAATcacttcctttcctttcccttttttttttttttttctctctctcttttgcaTTTATTCAAAAGCTACGATAAACCCTAACAAAAAACAACGTCAGGATGACTTCTCTATAGCATAAGACTTAACCAattatataactatatattcaatatcaatttatacccAATCACTTTTTTAGGatatttaacaataataaaaagcaCTTTCCAATTAACCTCTAATTCTAAGTTTTGTATTGTTTGCTCTCCGccaaattttctataaaaatcaatttattttttatttaacggCTAACTTTGAAACAGAccgaaaaaagaaatttgtatttgcttacaatttaataatatcaataattgGTGTAgattagttaatttaatttatcttcaaacaaatttaacttatattattgatttggagtgatttgaagtttgattCTTCACTATAtgcattaaaaagaaaatacattaaaatgttgtctttgattttgtttttttttttcttcttcttttaattgaGACATGAAAAAGTATacctaaaaaattgaagaaaaaatgagattGCTCATATTTCATAAAAGCAGGAGAGAAAGTAGATCTATATTATTTCTCCCATtcccaaaatcaaattaagttcaagattattataaatttagtgtTGCATGTTAGTTAATGAACTTTAAAAGTGATCTCACACAcatatgtatgtgtgtatatatatatatatattcatccAACTTAATGTTTATGAGAttcttaatataattaaaaaaaattgaacatttttatacacatttttgtttattttactatatatatttaataaaataaatatatatgaaagtaattgaagtttataagaaaaaaaaatgcaataacATAAATGGGAGACGTCTCTTGGCGAAGacacaaacaaaatacaaagcTCAAGGATTAAAAGGTTCACAAACaaccccaaaaaaaaaagttttaaagcTTTTCACTTGATTTCCTAGTGATGATGCTTCTAATCACTAAgaataacatatatatgtatatatataagaatgtTAGCTCGATTATCTAGAATTATAACTTGAGAAAGAAGCAAAGAGTAGCAGGAAGCCACCTAATTTTGAATAActgggagaaaaagaaagatatgtatatatagtgATATGGAATTAATAAACAGAAAAGGGAATAATTAAAGTAGAGAAATGTGAGATAAGCATATAGTATTGTAATTTGTTAGTAGAGGAAAGAGAGAATAGATTGAGTCAACCATATGGACGCAATGATCccatgataaaaaggaaagtggTGAAGCAAGTTGATTGGATGTTTGATATGATGGCCCCTCTAACTCCACTCTTTTAGTTGATCCCTCCCTTCCTACTACCTacccttcttcctcttcttaaCTATACTTCCTTTCGTTGAGTCTccactctctttttctttatttcatctttctcTCCCTCCCTTTTTCTTAATCTTACTAATTACTTGTTTatcttttactatttctaCATCAAATATAATCGGATTCATGTGTTCAACGAGTTAGAAATGTTAATAATAAAGTCTTGTATGACGTAATAAAACTTATTAGCGTTACGTTATTTATACGAAACTAAAATATTGTGATATaagttaaaaattttgatctttttacgtttaaacaaaatcattgttttttttttctttcattgaaaccaaataaaaatgattttgatttattgatCCAAAGACTATGGAGTTGTGAAGTCAAAATCATGTATATTTTTGGGAGGGTGCCAACctacttatttatatatatatatatatacaacattTGTgggaataaaattatttatttacgttatataaatatatatatatatatatatatatatatatatatggtccCAAAATAAAGAGTGGGATTTGAATaaacatgttttatttttaaatgatggtGTGTTGCAATATGGACTAGTCGTAGCATAGATAATGAAAGGGCAATAAGATGTGACCCGTGTACAAGTAGTCTAAAGTTACACAactattttgtctttttatttgaatggttttcatgaaacatgaaatttattgtagttatgtgtgtgtttttcttaattaaagtACATTTAGGTTTTTggtacaataaataaatagagtttatatatagtttaacaAGAAGTATAATTGGTGGATTTTATGatgctttttttcttataaattttggCCATTGAGACTATGTTAAGAAGTGACactcattaaaagaaaaaatggaaaattcgagatttgaagaaaatttagaaaatcatCTATAATCTCTTCAAGAAGAGACAATTTCTTGATTTGATCAACCTTACTAATTAGAACATGTTGTAGAGTGGGATTCACTTTGAAAAAGAGATAGGTCGATGGCATCTTAGTTTCTTAGATTCCCtcgttatttttttttcttcagatttctttttttagtattttgttggtttcttttcctttattattattccacCGTTTTGCTACATTATTGTATACCAAGTAAGCATTCTTGTTCTACTTTAAGTATGAGCACAATCTAATATTATTAAGTAATCAATGTAGCCACATcaaattgattgtttaaattagcATGCTAGTTGAGTTTTAATGTTGGATAGGTTAAGATCAATATAAACAAatctcacaaaaaaaaataatgggaCTAAGAGCTTGAACATAGGACATcatttactttatatatataaaggcaCATCACATGACCAAGAGATTACATGAAACTATCGTCTAAGATTCTAATTTAGGATCAGTTTCTTaaagatatttgaaatcaaCACGGGATAGAAGTTGACCTCAATTCGTCAATGTGATCAACATGATGCAATCATATAGCTTACGAGAGTTTATTCTTAGGTTaaaatttgactttgaaatatctgtttcttcttattttttatctttattgtttacaaaaacaacctcaaaaccttttttattttctttaccaTTTGATTTACATTGAAAAGctctcttaaaaaaaatcaaattgtataAATAGTTTCGTAAGAAAACAATACTTGAAGTACGTATACTTAATATGACATAATGCATGCTTGCACGCTTAGATATgaagtattgtttttaattatttttcattcatacTCGTTTCGGTCAATAACGAACTTCCTAAATAATCTTCGATAACTTTTTGGTGAGTAATTTTTGTTAACACTTCATCACTCTTTTAGTCATTATATTGCTTACTCTTGGTTGACCTATTCTTAGACGCGCTAAGAAATTTGTAATCATGattatatactaaaataatgcccaattttgaaagaatcaaagtttatttgcttttcttattaaaagaATGGTTATCCACTGTAATTATTGCTAAGTGAAAAATGATGTAAATGTGTGTATGAATAGTTTATTGTTACTTTAACTTAAAAAGTTATTCGATAAGgctatataattttgaaaaagaaatccataGGGTTCCCATCTCAGCCACTAATTATaccaaaaattaattcaataacTTCACTTTTCACTAACCCAACCAATCCTCATTAATTATTGCTCTTAAAGCATGATAGATtcatatgaaattattaataattacaCTCATGACTAATTGATAATTACTATTTACAAaccatcaataaaatttaggTATAGTTGAATAAAACTTTCTATGTTTaagaaccaaataaaatatagaagaaaatatgaatgcatgtatttcaattacaaaaatttatcaacttaatattgtgtttaattaaaagtttgaaaattacaaaacattaAATGCATGTATTTCAATTACATCATCTACGACGACATAatctttgaaaagtttattttccttttatcctctttttctctttgcttttcccttttttttttttttttcttttcaattatagGACCCTacaatgaatttaatttgatgtGATGTCCTAAAACAATATGTGAGATCAATATCATATGCAATACTTCAGTAGAAGAtacatattataattaaatgaatgtAATGATTGGactactaaatttaaatttaaatatatgaaagtaTTGTGAATGACTATGAGTAGGAGTATTTGTGGATTGagttggattggattggaATCGAACACTTTTTAAATCCAACTCAATTGTTTTCGGATTGTGTATTTCTTCAATCCAACTCAAGGATAAAACATTATGGTTGGgatgttattgtttaaatttatgttctaaaattAAGCAAAATGTTAGtatgtaaaatttttatttaattatccATTTATGGAATGGAATGGAATGAAGGTTAACAACTCAATCTCAATTTACATCAATTTAGAtgattgtaattatttaataaatttgattagaAAGGAAGAATTAATAATAGAGTGAAATTGGTTAGGGTTGTTTTTTGTGAAGGTGAAGAATGAATATAAGCGATAAGATTTTGTGAATGTTgatgttattaattttgttaatggGAGAGATGATGGGGTTTCTTTTTAACACTCAACGAATAACCAAAGATGAGATgtcaaattttggattcaaACAAAAGTTGGGAGTCAACAAAGAAGTGGTCTGTCTTAGTCCCAATAAAGTCCGGagttttgagagagaaaatgggGGAATGCCATTATGTGTAATAATTGATACCAAATAAGGGCAAAACTTaaccaaattttctttaaataccaTTCCTAAATCAACCGCACTACTACTCCCTTCTTCCTCCCTTCTTCACTTTCACCCAAAACATATCAATTCATCCATTCCTTCCCAATttccccttttcttctctccatCAAAATGGGCAACTGTAATTGTTTGTTCATCGATAACAAACCCATCAGAATCATGAAAACCGACGGCAAAATCCTTGAATACAAATCCCCCACTAGAGTTTTCCAAGTCCTCTCCGATTTCTCCGGCCACGAAATCTCCGACGCCGTTCCCGTCTCTCATCATCTCCACCGAACCGCCAAGCTTCTCTCCGGCCACCTCTACTTTCTCATACCCAAGGAACCAGAAGAGAAAAAGCCCAAGAAGGCGGTCCGGTTCGCTGAACCGGAGAAGGAGACGGCCACCGGTGGAGGGGTGGTGAGAATAAAAGTGGTTATGACGAAAAAGGAGCTGCAGGAAATGGTTGAAAGAGGAGGAATTTCGGCAGAGGAAATGATTTGTAAGATTAAAAATGGATGTGGGGAAATTAGTAGCAGatcagaaatggaagaagaagaagatgatgatgatgatgatgaagaatcGGAGTTACAAAGATGGAAGCCGGTTCTTGAAAGTATACCGGAAAGTGAAGTTGCTTGCTAGTTAGTTTTACCCAACTCCGTCcggttttctttctttcttctttttttctctttatataCAGATCAAAGTGTATAACAAACTTGAAAGATAGATAATGAAAACGAGAAAGTTTTTGTCATATAATTTcacctttttcctttcttcccttttccttCACTTTACTTCAACCGCGACTTATCCATTTTGGTTGATTTCATCATGAATATGAACCAGTAGGTAAAGTCGGTtcagttcttttttaaattggaGTCAATGAAGAACCAAATCCAACCgctcaaatttatcaataaattaaccaattcatatatatgttcatcttcaatttgatttattcttacttttggttttgggttttctttcctcatcttctttccaaatatatagaaatttgaattttttttgttttctttcttggtttatttgtaagtaacaaataattatacatACAACATAGTagttggttttctttttcttaaagtgacaaatatatatgcatgagATTTGTATATATTACACCTTCGCTGTTGAGTAGTTTTTTCAATTCCTAAGATGCTCAATTTTATACTTAGAGAACAGAATCAATGTggaccaaaataataatttaacatcttttaattaatcaaaccaaaaagatactttattaattcatGAAGATGTTAAAATATGACTTTTGTCTCAATCCTTAGAATTTTTGGTTCATGTCACGATAAGTATTTTGTGGATGATGGAAACTCTGCATAGTATTAGATGCGAAAATAATAACTCTCTATTTCATTATAGACATTTCTACAACCATTTAACAAACTACCGTGAGATGTATTTTATTGGAAGTATAAAGTAAAGTGTTATAATGTGAACTTTTATGACAATAAAGAAAGTGTACAATTGCAGGTCTAAGATAATATTTGTCATGATTCAAATATACTTGACAATCAAAAATTGTTAccatatattcttttatttttttgtttacattttCTTCCATAGTTAATATTCATAACGATTTGAGTGAAATGATGACAATGATAACTAGTATGGTAAACTCGGAAGTGATATTTTATAACTAGCTATTACTATTAAAATCTTAACGTGCAacacaataacataaaataattatcatcaATCTTAATCATCGTGACCATTTTTAAATAGTGACACATTTGTAGTAATgttatgataaaaataaaataaaacaaatatttatgaagTGATATACCATTCAAAATTGGCAACAGACATGAATCTGTGgtttaaaactaaatagttacaATACTAAAAATCAATCTAATTAAAGTGCTAAAATGGATTATTTTTGTAGAGATGTcagtaaaattataaaagagaaaacaagaTAAGGAGGAAAGATGATTAATGAGTCATATTAGCATAATAAAACCTTTATTCCATGAGTATAATTATTGAGAAATATGGTGGTGTGATGCTTATTAGCTCCATAATGGGCAAGAGGGATTATAGTGccaaatttttcattatcaaaATGGGGGCATTAATTAGTGTTTCAAGTGGTTGATCAagtcaattaattaatttctccAACTAAATTAATGGCATCCCGAATttcataattacaaaattcttcTCTAAGGTAAAGGTAAAGGTAAATTATTGAAAGTGGGCCCTTTAATGTTATTATCGTCCCTACATAGTATTAGGCCATAATACAAAATCACAATGTATTTGTATGGATCCTATAATATAATAACCATTCAATTTTTGGCGAAAAGTAGACAGTATTCGAACTCATAACCAGATTCATGAGAAAGAGAGCTTTATTGCTCTATATGGGAAGACAAATACCCCAAAAGAGTGTAGGGTTTTATGTGAAAAATCACTCCCTCTAGTTTATTTACACATAGAAATGTTTCAAAGGAGGCTCATGGTCCACATCTCAATCTCTTAGctttcatattaaattttcgTCCAcctatcaatattttcattgagACAGTGACATAAAGAGTGAGTCTAACACTTCAATTATATCATAAAACCATGAAACGTGAACtaaacaaaacagaaaaaatatgtactaatgtaaatataatataaataaataataaaaaacattaaccGACTTAAGTGTATACCACCAAGGATAGGCCTCTAAAACTTAGGTCCAAATCGTTACACACTAGTAACGCagtttttttccccttttcttttctacaatTCAACGTACTAATTGgatagaatataaaaagtaGTCACTACAAGGAAAAGAACACTAGAAAACAACtgtagaaagaaattaaaaatgaaaagggttGGGTTTTGCTCTGTTCTGCCAAGATACTTTGTGAATACTACTTTATATCATTGCTTGTGGATCTTGGGTTGGTCTTGTATTTGAATGTGAAGGAAAGAGGGGAAAAATCTATCAACTCTTTCCAGGATAATAAAGCCATTGTGCACTGTCTAGTGCTTAGTTGAAATGGCGTCAcagttttttattctttcaaatcGAAATGACTAAGGAAATGGCATCACAGTTGGTGTACCCACAATGATTGGACCTCATTAGGCAAActtaagtttaagtttaatCCGACAACGTTCCAGAATTATTCGAGAGATGAGATGGTGAGTTCCTATGGAGAATGGGAATTGACGATCAGGGGCTATTTACTCCCCTGGTGTTAGAAGCCACCTAGTcctcaaaatagaaaatggaattttgCTCAACCTTGATTCTTGCTTCTCTCAAGTTTAGCCAACGCAGCGTATGATTTGGCAGAGAGTGGACAGGCCATTGGATGGTAGAACGTTAGAATGTTTATACAATCAGTTTGCTTTTCTTTCATGCTTGTATTTTGGATAGACCAAAAGTTCTAAGGTTGGAGAGACTAGAAGCACAGCACTCTCGAATGCACTGGATTACTATCTTGTTGGATCTATCTACTAGTTTGTAATCGAGCTTGtttcaataatcaaattattgtAAGGAGGGCATTCTTACAGCTTTATGGATGAGATGTTGGACAAGAAGTTTATACCTCATTTCTTCAATAACAAGTTGACTAGTTGCAAAGCCAAATCAAGTTCGAGTTTTGGTGATGTTGGCACCTGTGCTTCTCTATGCAAGATGCTTCGTAATCAATATTGAATATCCAACCCTTTTAAAGAAGAAGTTATATTTAACATACTTGGCAATAAATGTGTAAACAAAGGACGAAAGCAAAATCATTACCCATTTAGAATGAATCGGGGCAAGCAATGCTGTCGTGCACTTCAAGCCTACTGATATTCATGATTTCGTACTATGGAGGTTCTCACATTTGACAATCTACAACGCTGCTTGTTCTTCTATATTGGGGTGGGAGGagttaaatcaaatatatattgcaTTCTTGAaagggaaaagagagaaaatcaGATGATGTTAATTTTATCCTGTcttgtctttatttttcaatggGATCCATTCCAAAGTTTTCTTTTCGAGGGTTGTCTTTCATGTCTTTATTAAAGCCTTGCACAGATCACTTCCTTCTCTCTACATCTGTCCGTAACCAAATGATCTTGGTAAACAATATGATGCATATGAGAAGTCTAGCCTCGTTATTGAAAATTGATCAAAGTGCACAAGACCAAGCCACTATTATTAGGAAAATCGAAAATGGTTCAGATGTATGTGGAATAAGCACCTAAAATTTCATCATGCAGTGATACAACAATTCAATCGTGTACTTGTACATTTACGACAATAGATACACCCACCTCGATTTGTTATGTAATATAACCTGATAAAACAGGAACATTCGATTGGTAATTTCATAAATGAACAGGAATCACAAGAACCAACATCAAAAGACCACCATGCTCAAAAGTCAATATATAAGGTGGGCAAAATCCAACATGTAAaacttatttcaaaaaatataaatcagaTGACTAGTTGTTTATGACAATAAAATGGCCATAACCAATCATCAAGGAGACTCATTCTTCAGCTGGTCTTTGACCCAAAACTGAAATGTCCTCGTATCGTTTCTGCAACAAAAAAGGGCAACACgatcaaaattaaaagctaaCATTCAGCCACAAACGATGCTCATAGTAATATGTTTCCAGGTTGAAGTTTTATCTCATACATTTTACAACTGCAATtgcaaaaattaataaattgtgtATCCCGTTCCCAATAAACACCTCCAGTAACACGAAGTGGATAAGGAAAGTTGAACAGGGTGGAGAGAACAAAAACTAACCAGATGGGCAGACCATTGTTAagatattcattttctttcagtTCCTCATTTTCACTTCTTAAGAAACACACTTTAATATCGGTTTGTGTCCACCCTAACTTGCACAAACCCTGACTATTCTCACAAAAAAACTACCAGATAAACCTTGACTATTCTTACAACACAACCACCTGGCCCTACTACAAATTGATATGGTTCTCGAGGTAATTTTTGGTACATCAAATCTCATATGGTTGGCcaccataaataaaaataaaatcattccCTTGAGCCCTTTACTTTTTACAATGACCCTTTATTGGccaagttaaaaaatatataaatttaataatctatcccatttttcatttctatctttttcaaaaacatttcCAATTTCCTCTTAATTGATTTCTCGTTCTCTTCttgtttcaacattttaaGACATCAATGAAAATGCTATCTTTACAGTTTTGGTTCATATGTTgcataacaatatataaaaagaaaaagtaaatcaattattttattagcaTTTTAGTACAATCTGAGGAAAAATGggaataataaacaaaaaactcTTGACAAATTGGTCCAATTCAGAAAGCAACTTAATGTTCAATATGATATGTGAAAGAGGTAGTGATTTTTAACTTCAGCTCTATAGAAGCTCGATAACCACTATCTGACACtctaattaacaaatttagaaCCAGTGTGGAATTGAGAAATAGACATCTCAAATTAAATGGAGAggaaaaaatacattaaagaagaaaaaaaacaatatagtTATGCCATACCCCAACATTGTTGTATTCCCAGAGTTTCTGGACTCCATAATCCACAGCCTACAGCAGAAAAGCCAAAAAAAGTAAGCTAATACTGATGCTCATAATCTTACAAGACCCGGatatcaaaaaataatttatatttaaaaaataaccaaagGAACCCCAAATAGTTTTGTAGCAAATAATGGAATGCATATCCCTGCAAACGGTAGAAAGGAATAAATGCAAAAACAGTTTGGCAACATTCTCAAACTCCAAAATGATGATTTAACGAGCTACCCGACGAATAAAGGAAAATCGTTTCTTAGCATCGAGGGATAAGCAAGCCAACTGcataatccaaaaaaaaaaacaccctaaaacTCTAGAGAGTTCATTTCGCGGGAACAAATTTACATGAAAATAAACAAGCATATCCTTAGATATTCAAAGTTTCATATTCAACTTTGAAGCCCCAGCCCCATAATCAGTAACTGATTTACTTCCAGAACCGACTTCTGGTCAAACCGTCTTTTCAGCAATGGAGCAATCGATTCGGAATTAGATGATCAAGAGAACATTAATAAACCAGTTCAATTAAGATTCCAGCATTTCAACAAATATAACTAGTTTCTACATCCCAATCC
This DNA window, taken from Cucumis sativus cultivar 9930 chromosome 6, Cucumber_9930_V3, whole genome shotgun sequence, encodes the following:
- the LOC101213283 gene encoding uncharacterized protein LOC101213283; amino-acid sequence: MGNCNCLFIDNKPIRIMKTDGKILEYKSPTRVFQVLSDFSGHEISDAVPVSHHLHRTAKLLSGHLYFLIPKEPEEKKPKKAVRFAEPEKETATGGGVVRIKVVMTKKELQEMVERGGISAEEMICKIKNGCGEISSRSEMEEEEDDDDDDEESELQRWKPVLESIPESEVAC